Below is a window of Betaproteobacteria bacterium DNA.
TTGATCCCGGTCGCATCGAACCATCCGACCAGATGACATTGGCGCTGGAACAGCTCGGACGGCTTCAGGTCGTAGCCTTCGGTGTTGATACGCTGGCGCTCGAACTGATGATCGGCGAGCTCCAGTTCATAGGCGCCCCACGCAGTCGTAGTTTCGGCGAACACCACCTGCAGGCGGGGGAAGCGATGCAGGATCTGCGAATAGAGGAAGTTCGCCACCACCAGCACGGAGCTCACCGGACGGGTGAGGGCTTCCAAAGCGGCTGCGACCTCCGGCGTGAAGCCTTCGTACGGCGGGAACTCGATATCGCGCGATGCCCCCGAGTGAAAGCACACCGGCACATCGAGATCCTGGCAGGTCGCCCAGATGGGATCGTAGACGGGCTCGTTGATGTGCGGCAGCTCGCGCAGCAGCATCGGCACCGGAGGCAGCACGACGCCGCGATGTCCCTTGGCCACCGCCCGCTCGATCTCGTTCACCGCAGCATCGACCGGTGCCAGCGGCACGATGCATTGGGGAATGAAACGCGGGCTCAACGCGGCCCATTCCTCGATCAGCCAGTCGTTGTAGGCTTGCACGCAGGCCAGCTCGAGCGCCGAATCGTCGAGGCGCCCGAAGGTTTCGCCCGCCCGTCCCGCGACGCTCGGATAGAGAACCGAATAATCGACCCCGTCGACATCCATCGCCGTCAGGCGCTCGGCTGGCACGTAGGCGACCTTGGGCACTTCCTCCCAGCGCTGTGGATCGCGGGCGCGGTCCGGCATGGCAGCGCCGGCCAGCGCCACGCCGCGCAGATCGGTCTTCTTGCCGTCCACCATCCAGGACTCGCTGCCATCGGCCTGCCGTTCGAGGTGCGGGATGCGCTCGCCCCATTGGGACTTCGACATGCGCGCAGTCCATACCTCGGGGTGCTCCTGCACGTGATCGTCGGCGCTGATGAATCCGTATTTGAGCTCCATGGTCGGGTCGCCTTTCAGGAGAGACCGTAGACTCGTACTGCATTGCCGTACAGGAGCTGATTGCGCTCCTGCGGCGGGACGCCGTGCAGCGTGCGTTCGACGAACTGCCGCGACTCGGGAAACGTGGACGTGGAATGCGGGAAATCCGACTCCCACATGATGTTGTCCAGGCCGACCAGGTGACGCAGCTCGATGCCCGCGCGCTCGTACCAGAAATCAACGTAGATCTGCCGCCTGAAGAGCTCGCTCGGTCGCGTGAGTATGCCCTGCGTCCACAGGTGGCGGCGTTCCCACTCGTGGTCGCAGGCCTCGAGCACATAGTTCACCCAGCCGACCCCGGTCTCCGCGCACACCCAGCGCAGACGCGGGAAGCGATCCAGCACGCCCGAAAAAATGAGATTGGGAATGAACTGCGCCTGGGTGGAGAAGTTGCCCGAGGGACCCATCGCCTGACCCTGGTTCTGCGTGTAGCCCTTCCAGCGCGGGATCGTCAGGCGCAGCCCGGCTCCCGAGTGCCAATGGATGGGCACGTCAAGATCCTGGCACGTCGCCCATAAAGGATCCCACCAAGGGTCGTTGAAGTGCTTGAAGCCCGGGCGCGTCCGGCTCGGTTCGGCCAGCATGACGATGCCGCGATGGCCCTTCTCGACCGCGCGGCGTGTCTCCTTCGCGGCCGCTTCAATCCCGTTCAGATACGGGATCAGCGCAAGCGGGACGAAACGATCGCTCGCTTGGCGCCATTCGGCGAGCCCGTCGTTGTAGGCCTGCACGCACGCCAGCTCGAACTCGGCATCGCCCTGCAGGATCGTGCCGCTCTGGATCGGATCGTTCGGAAACAGCACCTCGCCGTCGACGCCATCGCGGTCGAGGGCTTTGAGGCGTTCGACCGGATCGTAGACGAACGACGGCACCTCGTCCCAGCGCTGCGGAAAGGTTCTGCGCATCGGGTCGTTCATCGCCGTAGGACAGTTCACGGTGCCGCGTTCGCCCACTACTTTGCCGTTGACGAACCAGCGCTGCACCGGCCGCTCCGAGGCCAATGCCATGTGCGCCTT
It encodes the following:
- a CDS encoding amidohydrolase family protein; translation: MELKYGFISADDHVQEHPEVWTARMSKSQWGERIPHLERQADGSESWMVDGKKTDLRGVALAGAAMPDRARDPQRWEEVPKVAYVPAERLTAMDVDGVDYSVLYPSVAGRAGETFGRLDDSALELACVQAYNDWLIEEWAALSPRFIPQCIVPLAPVDAAVNEIERAVAKGHRGVVLPPVPMLLRELPHINEPVYDPIWATCQDLDVPVCFHSGASRDIEFPPYEGFTPEVAAALEALTRPVSSVLVVANFLYSQILHRFPRLQVVFAETTTAWGAYELELADHQFERQRINTEGYDLKPSELFQRQCHLVGWFDATGI
- a CDS encoding amidohydrolase family protein, giving the protein MKIQHGLISCDSHAQLHKDNWTSRMSHSKFGDSIPQLRETTDKAHMALASERPVQRWFVNGKVVGERGTVNCPTAMNDPMRRTFPQRWDEVPSFVYDPVERLKALDRDGVDGEVLFPNDPIQSGTILQGDAEFELACVQAYNDGLAEWRQASDRFVPLALIPYLNGIEAAAKETRRAVEKGHRGIVMLAEPSRTRPGFKHFNDPWWDPLWATCQDLDVPIHWHSGAGLRLTIPRWKGYTQNQGQAMGPSGNFSTQAQFIPNLIFSGVLDRFPRLRWVCAETGVGWVNYVLEACDHEWERRHLWTQGILTRPSELFRRQIYVDFWYERAGIELRHLVGLDNIMWESDFPHSTSTFPESRQFVERTLHGVPPQERNQLLYGNAVRVYGLS